One window from the genome of Streptomyces sp. NBC_00708 encodes:
- a CDS encoding family 20 glycosylhydrolase has translation MAPSRGALLAVTTAAAASVALAGCGGSGTEHGNGPETSRAASSPSPTPTPSPTRSYPLSKAPRTIPAVREHTAAHGPGWRPGKDSGVVVADGSGKLADEGKLLAGELKIHYRGEVPARAGDVELALTPKASGGPESYTLRTAGGRVRISGPGEAGVFYGTRTLKQSVRADGSMPEGEVRDRPDKPQRGLNLDIARKHYTASWIEDRMREMADLKLNQLGLHFSDDQAFRIESDTHPEVVSPDHLTKAQVRHILALAGRLHIQVVPEIDSPGHLGAVLRAHPELQLHNVSGVASTGSLDISKPGAAKLIDELLGEYAELFGGTYWHLGGDEYRALMASNPAASYPQLQRAAVAKYGSGAGISDLATGWLNDRADVVRKHGMRPKAWNDGQFRDTKVRADKDIEVEYWTGKEYGARSPEEYLREGRKVLNLNDEFMYYVLGQPNAFVYPTGKRIYELWTPLVLRGTTPVPARYSDQILGGRFAVWGDFPNAQTAAQVADGIRMPLRATAQKLWVPGKPKLSWPRFQSLAKEIDAG, from the coding sequence ATGGCACCCTCACGCGGCGCCCTCCTGGCCGTGACGACGGCGGCCGCGGCGAGCGTCGCCCTCGCCGGCTGCGGCGGCTCCGGAACCGAGCACGGCAACGGCCCCGAGACGTCCCGTGCGGCGTCGTCCCCGTCCCCCACCCCCACTCCCTCGCCGACCCGGAGCTACCCGCTCTCCAAGGCGCCCCGCACCATCCCCGCCGTACGGGAGCACACCGCCGCCCACGGGCCGGGCTGGCGGCCCGGCAAGGACAGCGGGGTGGTCGTCGCGGACGGCAGCGGCAAGCTCGCCGACGAGGGGAAGCTGCTGGCCGGCGAGCTGAAGATCCACTACCGGGGCGAGGTGCCGGCCCGCGCCGGTGACGTCGAACTGGCCCTCACCCCGAAGGCGTCCGGAGGCCCGGAGTCGTACACCCTGCGCACCGCCGGCGGGCGCGTCAGGATCAGCGGACCCGGCGAGGCGGGCGTCTTCTACGGGACGCGCACCCTGAAGCAGTCGGTGCGCGCCGACGGCTCCATGCCCGAGGGCGAGGTGCGCGACCGGCCCGACAAGCCGCAGCGCGGCCTCAACCTCGACATCGCGCGCAAGCACTACACCGCGTCCTGGATCGAGGACCGGATGCGCGAGATGGCCGACCTCAAGCTCAACCAGCTCGGCCTGCACTTCTCCGACGACCAGGCCTTCCGCATCGAGTCCGACACGCACCCCGAGGTGGTCTCGCCCGACCACCTGACCAAGGCTCAGGTGCGGCACATCCTCGCGCTGGCCGGCCGGCTGCACATCCAGGTCGTCCCGGAGATCGACTCGCCGGGCCACCTCGGCGCGGTCCTGCGCGCCCACCCCGAGCTCCAGCTGCACAACGTCTCCGGCGTCGCCTCGACCGGATCGCTGGACATCTCCAAGCCGGGCGCGGCCAAGCTGATCGACGAGCTGCTGGGCGAGTACGCCGAGCTGTTCGGCGGCACCTACTGGCATCTGGGCGGCGACGAGTACCGCGCGCTGATGGCGAGCAACCCGGCCGCCTCCTACCCGCAGCTCCAGCGCGCGGCGGTCGCGAAGTACGGCTCCGGGGCCGGCATCTCCGACCTCGCCACCGGCTGGCTCAACGACCGGGCGGACGTCGTCCGCAAGCACGGCATGCGGCCGAAGGCGTGGAACGACGGCCAGTTCCGCGACACGAAGGTCCGCGCGGACAAGGACATCGAGGTCGAGTACTGGACGGGCAAGGAGTACGGGGCCCGGTCGCCGGAGGAGTACCTGCGCGAGGGCCGCAAGGTCCTCAACCTCAACGACGAGTTCATGTACTACGTGCTCGGCCAGCCCAACGCCTTCGTCTACCCCACGGGCAAGCGGATCTACGAGCTGTGGACCCCGCTCGTCCTGCGCGGCACCACCCCGGTCCCGGCGCGCTACTCGGACCAGATCCTCGGCGGCCGGTTCGCCGTCTGGGGCGACTTCCCGAACGCCCAGACCGCCGCGCAGGTCGCCGACGGCATCCGGATGCCGCTGCGGGCGACGGCCCAGAAGCTGTGGGTCCCGGGCAAGCCGAAGCTGAGCTGGCCGCGGTTCCAGTCGCTGGCGAAGGAGATCGACGCGGGCTGA
- a CDS encoding succinate dehydrogenase iron-sulfur subunit, giving the protein MATPTLDKADKAPEPEAGFADSPYITATFRIRRFNPEVSDEAQWQDFQIEIDPKERVLDALHKIKWNQDGTLTFRRSCAHGICGSDAMRINGKNRLACKTLIKDLSPEKPITIEAIKGLTVLKDLVVDMDPFFQAYRDVMPFLITKGNEPTRERLQSPEDRERFDDTTKCILCAACTSSCPVFWNDGQYFGPAAIVNAHRFIFDSRDEGGEQRLEILNDRDGVWRCRTTFNCTDACPRGIEVTKAIQEVKRALITRRF; this is encoded by the coding sequence ATGGCTACACCCACCCTGGACAAGGCCGACAAGGCTCCCGAGCCCGAGGCCGGCTTCGCCGACTCGCCGTACATCACGGCCACGTTCCGCATCCGGCGGTTCAACCCGGAGGTCTCCGACGAGGCCCAGTGGCAGGACTTCCAGATCGAGATCGACCCGAAGGAGCGTGTCCTCGACGCCCTTCACAAGATCAAGTGGAACCAGGACGGGACGCTCACGTTCCGCCGCTCCTGCGCGCACGGCATCTGCGGTTCGGACGCCATGCGGATCAACGGCAAGAACAGGCTCGCCTGCAAGACGCTGATCAAGGACCTGAGCCCGGAGAAGCCGATCACGATCGAGGCCATCAAGGGCCTCACGGTCCTCAAGGACCTCGTGGTCGACATGGACCCGTTCTTCCAGGCCTACCGCGACGTCATGCCCTTCCTCATCACCAAGGGGAACGAGCCGACCCGCGAGCGTCTGCAGTCCCCCGAGGACCGCGAGCGCTTCGACGACACCACCAAGTGCATCCTGTGCGCCGCGTGCACGTCCTCGTGCCCGGTGTTCTGGAACGACGGCCAGTACTTCGGCCCGGCGGCGATCGTCAACGCGCACCGCTTCATCTTCGACTCGCGCGACGAGGGCGGCGAGCAGCGCCTGGAGATCCTCAACGACCGTGACGGTGTGTGGCGTTGCCGCACCACCTTCAACTGCACGGACGCCTGCCCGCGTGGCATCGAGGTCACCAAGGCGATCCAGGAGGTCAAGCGCGCGCTGATCACGCGTCGCTTCTGA
- a CDS encoding TetR family transcriptional regulator has protein sequence MVKEEKDAKAVKAPKSEQTRALILETALRLFQERGFDRTTMRAIAQEAGVSVGNAYYYFSSKEHLVQGFYDRLAAEHAAAVRPVLDGEKDLAARMRGVLLAWLDVAEPYRPFATQFFKNAADPESPLSPFSAESAAAREAVIALHEECLTGSTTRTDPELGPQLPELMWLMHMGLVLFWVYDRTRGAERSRRLVARTVPIAARAVALSRFRVLRPLVRQVHEVLEEFLPGTTKRAAGPEKS, from the coding sequence GTGGTGAAGGAAGAGAAGGACGCCAAGGCGGTCAAGGCCCCCAAGAGCGAGCAGACCCGTGCCCTGATCCTCGAAACCGCGCTCCGGCTCTTCCAGGAGCGCGGTTTCGACCGGACGACGATGCGGGCCATCGCCCAGGAGGCCGGCGTCTCCGTGGGCAACGCCTACTACTACTTCTCGTCCAAGGAGCACCTGGTCCAGGGCTTCTACGACCGGCTCGCCGCCGAGCACGCGGCGGCGGTGCGGCCGGTCCTGGACGGCGAGAAGGACCTCGCGGCGCGCATGCGCGGGGTGCTCCTCGCGTGGCTGGACGTGGCGGAGCCGTACCGCCCCTTCGCCACCCAGTTCTTCAAGAACGCCGCCGACCCCGAGAGTCCGCTCAGCCCGTTCTCGGCGGAGTCGGCCGCCGCCCGCGAGGCGGTCATCGCCCTCCACGAGGAGTGCCTGACCGGCTCCACCACCCGGACCGACCCCGAACTGGGCCCGCAGCTCCCGGAGTTGATGTGGCTCATGCATATGGGCCTGGTGCTGTTCTGGGTGTACGACCGGACCCGGGGCGCGGAACGCAGCCGCCGGCTCGTCGCGCGTACCGTCCCGATCGCCGCCCGCGCGGTGGCGCTGTCCCGGTTCCGGGTGCTGCGGCCGCTGGTGCGCCAGGTGCACGAGGTGCTGGAGGAGTTCCTGCCGGGGACGACGAAGCGGGCGGCAGGACCGGAGAAGTCCTGA
- a CDS encoding succinate dehydrogenase hydrophobic membrane anchor subunit codes for MSTETSAIGAVEGVSLYDVDNPAPVIEPPRKRTGKTPKGSRTNFEMYAWLFMRLSGIVLVVLVIGHLLIQLVLDGGVSKIGFAFVAGRWASPFWQVWDLAMLWLAMLHGANGLRTVINDYAERDNTRFWLKMLLYTATVFTVLLGTLVIFTFDPNIR; via the coding sequence ATGTCCACCGAGACTTCCGCGATCGGCGCAGTCGAAGGCGTGAGCCTGTACGACGTCGACAACCCGGCCCCCGTCATCGAGCCGCCGCGCAAGCGGACCGGCAAGACCCCCAAGGGCTCGCGCACCAACTTCGAGATGTACGCCTGGCTCTTCATGCGCCTGTCGGGCATCGTTCTGGTCGTCCTGGTCATCGGCCACCTGCTGATCCAGCTGGTGCTGGACGGCGGCGTCTCCAAGATCGGCTTCGCCTTCGTGGCCGGCCGCTGGGCCTCGCCGTTCTGGCAGGTCTGGGACCTGGCGATGCTGTGGCTCGCCATGCTGCACGGCGCCAACGGTCTGCGTACGGTCATCAACGACTACGCCGAACGGGACAACACCCGCTTCTGGCTGAAGATGCTGCTGTACACCGCCACGGTGTTCACCGTCCTGCTGGGCACGCTGGTGATCTTCACCTTCGACCCGAACATCCGCTAG
- the sdhA gene encoding succinate dehydrogenase flavoprotein subunit gives MQIHKYDTVIVGAGGAGMRAAIESTKRSRTAVLTKLYPTRSHTGAAQGGMAAALANVEEDNWEWHTFDTIKGGDYLVDQDAAEILAKEAIDAVLDLEKMGLPFGRTPEGRIDQRRFGGHSRNHGEAPVRRACYSGDRTGHMILQTLYQNCVKEGVEFFNEFYVLDQLVVEEDGVKKSAGVVAYELATGEIHVFQAKSVIYASGGTGKFFKVTSNAHTLTGDGQAACYRRGLPLEDMEFFQFHPTGIWRMGILLTEGARGEGGILRNKDGERFMEKYAPVMKDLASRDVVSRSIYTEIREGRGCGPEGDHVYLDLTHLPPEQLDAKLPDITEFARTYLGIEPYTDPIPIQPTAHYAMGGIPTNVEGEVLADNTTVVPGLYAAGEVACVSVHGANRLGTNSLLDINVFGRRAGIAAAEYAEKSDFVELPENPAQLVVDQVERLRDSTGTERVATIRQELQECMDANVMVFRTEQTIKTAVDKIAELRKRYLDVSVQDKGKRFNTDLLEAIELGNLLDLAEVMATSALARKESRGGHYREDYPNRDDVNFMRHTMAYREVAEDGTESIRLDYKPVVQTRYQPMERKY, from the coding sequence ATGCAGATCCACAAGTACGACACCGTCATCGTCGGCGCCGGCGGCGCCGGCATGCGCGCGGCCATCGAGTCGACCAAGCGCAGCCGCACCGCCGTGCTGACCAAGCTCTACCCCACCCGCTCCCACACGGGCGCCGCGCAGGGCGGCATGGCCGCCGCGCTGGCCAACGTGGAGGAGGACAACTGGGAGTGGCACACCTTCGACACGATCAAGGGCGGTGACTACCTGGTCGACCAGGACGCCGCCGAGATCCTGGCGAAGGAGGCCATCGACGCCGTTCTCGACCTGGAGAAGATGGGCCTGCCGTTCGGCCGTACGCCCGAGGGCCGGATCGACCAGCGCCGGTTCGGCGGTCACTCCCGCAACCACGGTGAGGCCCCGGTCCGCCGCGCCTGCTACTCGGGCGACCGCACCGGCCACATGATCCTCCAGACGCTGTACCAGAACTGCGTCAAGGAGGGCGTGGAGTTCTTCAACGAGTTCTACGTCCTGGACCAGCTGGTCGTCGAGGAGGACGGCGTCAAGAAGTCCGCCGGCGTCGTCGCCTACGAGCTGGCCACCGGCGAGATCCACGTCTTCCAGGCGAAGTCGGTCATCTACGCCTCGGGCGGCACCGGCAAGTTCTTCAAGGTGACGTCGAACGCGCACACCCTGACCGGTGACGGCCAGGCCGCCTGCTACCGCCGGGGTCTGCCGCTGGAGGACATGGAGTTCTTCCAGTTCCACCCGACGGGCATCTGGCGCATGGGCATCCTGCTGACGGAGGGCGCCCGCGGTGAGGGCGGCATCCTCCGCAACAAGGACGGCGAGCGCTTCATGGAGAAGTACGCGCCCGTCATGAAGGACCTCGCGTCCCGTGACGTCGTGTCCCGCTCCATCTACACGGAGATCCGCGAGGGCCGCGGCTGCGGTCCCGAGGGCGACCACGTCTACCTCGACCTGACACACCTGCCGCCGGAGCAGCTGGACGCCAAGCTCCCGGACATCACCGAGTTCGCGCGTACGTACCTCGGCATCGAGCCCTACACGGACCCGATCCCGATCCAGCCGACCGCGCACTACGCCATGGGCGGCATCCCGACCAACGTCGAGGGCGAGGTGCTGGCCGACAACACCACCGTCGTCCCGGGCCTGTACGCCGCCGGCGAGGTCGCCTGCGTGTCGGTGCACGGCGCCAACCGCCTCGGCACCAACTCGCTGCTCGACATCAACGTCTTCGGACGCCGCGCGGGCATCGCCGCCGCCGAGTACGCCGAGAAGAGCGACTTCGTCGAGCTTCCCGAGAACCCGGCGCAGCTGGTCGTCGACCAGGTCGAGCGGCTGCGCGACTCCACGGGCACCGAGCGGGTCGCGACGATCCGCCAGGAGCTCCAGGAGTGCATGGACGCCAATGTGATGGTGTTCCGCACCGAGCAGACGATCAAGACCGCGGTCGACAAGATCGCGGAGCTGCGCAAGCGCTACCTCGACGTGTCCGTCCAGGACAAGGGCAAGCGGTTCAACACGGACCTGCTGGAGGCCATCGAGCTGGGCAACCTGCTCGACCTCGCCGAGGTCATGGCGACGTCGGCGCTGGCGCGCAAGGAGTCCCGCGGCGGTCACTACCGCGAGGACTACCCCAACCGCGACGACGTCAACTTCATGCGCCACACCATGGCGTACCGCGAGGTCGCCGAGGACGGCACCGAGTCGATCCGGCTGGACTACAAGCCGGTCGTCCAGACCCGCTACCAGCCGATGGAGCGTAAGTACTGA
- a CDS encoding MarR family transcriptional regulator, with protein MELRDWTDGHVERWRPVLPELDPDIEGAVTRMKKLSVHLRRVREQSLVDFDLDRQEFDTLHKLAGRGGTAAPSELAADLDLAPASVTGRLDALERRAFVRRTPSTTDRRRVDVQLTDEGRATWLGAMGILGHEEERLLGVLGKDERALLNDMLRRIMVVAEDRGGAAWD; from the coding sequence ATGGAGCTACGCGACTGGACCGACGGGCATGTCGAGCGGTGGAGACCCGTGCTTCCCGAGCTCGATCCGGACATCGAGGGCGCGGTGACCCGGATGAAGAAGCTCTCCGTCCATCTGCGCCGGGTGCGCGAGCAGTCGCTCGTCGACTTCGACCTGGACCGGCAGGAGTTCGACACCCTGCACAAGCTCGCCGGACGCGGCGGCACGGCGGCCCCGTCCGAACTGGCCGCCGACCTCGACCTCGCCCCCGCCTCCGTCACCGGCCGGCTGGACGCGCTGGAACGCCGCGCGTTCGTTCGGCGCACCCCGTCCACCACGGACCGGCGCCGCGTCGACGTCCAGCTGACCGACGAGGGCCGGGCGACCTGGCTCGGTGCGATGGGCATCCTCGGACACGAGGAGGAACGGCTGCTGGGCGTCCTGGGCAAGGACGAACGGGCGCTGCTCAACGACATGCTGCGCCGGATCATGGTGGTCGCCGAGGACCGGGGCGGCGCCGCCTGGGACTGA
- a CDS encoding MFS transporter produces MASTAHPLRTRSFRLLFIGRSLSMLGDAAIPAALTLAVYLATGSTGALALVLACAMVPKLLLLPLGGVVGDRFNARTVALTTDLVRCATQLFVGAELLSGTPALWQIALAEAVGGAAGAFAMPTSSPLIRGTVDEAGLLRANSLMAVVSGAARIGGPAVAGVLILTAGPGWAFVLDGASFAVSAALLYVVRVRHVPIPRRSLLSDLKEGWTEVRSRDWYWTSLIAHAVWNGASATLMTLGPALFLHGPGGKGSWVVLLQTGAVGLLLGSLVAGRVRPRRPVLAANLAGSLYFLPLCLLAGHAPMAVSLAAYGIAMAGLGFLNPVWETAVQSAIPAHTLARVTSYDWLLSFAAMPLGYALAPLAASAWDAEIPLAVAGLVAGAACAGTAAVPGVRRFGAPAAGKAHGAGAPAGTPAAG; encoded by the coding sequence ATGGCTTCCACGGCTCATCCCTTACGCACACGCTCCTTCCGGCTGCTCTTCATCGGACGGTCCCTGTCGATGCTGGGCGACGCGGCGATCCCGGCCGCGCTCACCCTCGCCGTCTACCTGGCCACCGGTTCCACCGGAGCCCTCGCCCTGGTCCTGGCGTGCGCGATGGTGCCCAAGCTGCTGCTGCTCCCGCTCGGCGGGGTCGTCGGCGACCGCTTCAACGCGCGCACGGTGGCCCTGACCACCGACCTCGTGCGGTGCGCCACCCAGCTCTTCGTCGGCGCCGAACTGCTCTCCGGCACCCCGGCCCTCTGGCAGATCGCCCTCGCCGAGGCGGTCGGCGGCGCCGCCGGGGCCTTCGCGATGCCGACCTCGTCCCCACTGATCCGGGGCACCGTGGACGAGGCGGGACTACTGCGGGCCAACTCCCTGATGGCGGTGGTCTCCGGAGCCGCCCGGATCGGCGGGCCCGCCGTCGCCGGGGTCCTGATCCTCACCGCGGGACCGGGCTGGGCCTTCGTGCTGGACGGCGCGAGCTTCGCGGTCAGCGCCGCGCTGCTGTACGTCGTCCGGGTCCGGCATGTACCGATCCCCCGGCGCTCTCTGCTCAGCGACCTCAAGGAGGGCTGGACCGAGGTCCGCAGCCGCGACTGGTACTGGACGAGCCTGATCGCGCACGCCGTCTGGAACGGCGCCTCGGCCACGCTGATGACGCTCGGCCCGGCCCTCTTCCTGCACGGCCCCGGCGGCAAGGGCAGCTGGGTCGTGCTGCTCCAGACCGGCGCGGTCGGCCTGCTGCTCGGGTCGCTGGTGGCGGGCCGGGTCCGGCCGCGCCGCCCGGTCCTGGCGGCCAACCTGGCCGGCTCGCTGTACTTCCTGCCGCTCTGCCTGCTGGCCGGGCACGCGCCCATGGCCGTGTCCCTCGCCGCGTACGGGATCGCCATGGCCGGTCTCGGCTTCCTCAACCCGGTCTGGGAGACGGCCGTCCAGTCCGCCATCCCCGCGCACACCCTGGCCCGGGTGACCTCGTACGACTGGCTGCTGTCCTTCGCCGCGATGCCGCTCGGCTACGCTCTCGCCCCGCTCGCCGCCTCCGCCTGGGACGCGGAGATCCCGCTCGCGGTGGCCGGTCTGGTGGCCGGCGCGGCCTGTGCGGGCACCGCCGCCGTGCCGGGCGTGCGGCGCTTCGGGGCCCCCGCCGCCGGGAAGGCGCACGGGGCCGGGGCACCGGCGGGGACGCCCGCGGCCGGGTAG
- a CDS encoding 2-oxo-4-hydroxy-4-carboxy-5-ureidoimidazoline decarboxylase produces MPVQNRGGATARSTAHRWDLPRFNTAPAPEAEAALLECFGSRDWAQRLAAHRPYPDVEALLAAADEAVYDLSPTDHAEALAVEASPGLRPDAPRSAHLALAAAHAEYERKFGHVFVICLDGYPPAEHPDQVLAGIRARLAHEEERERAVTADEMRRLARGRLAALVSSR; encoded by the coding sequence GTGCCCGTGCAGAACCGCGGCGGCGCCACCGCCCGGTCCACCGCGCACCGCTGGGACCTGCCCCGTTTCAACACCGCGCCCGCCCCGGAGGCCGAGGCCGCGCTGCTGGAGTGCTTCGGCAGCCGGGACTGGGCGCAGCGGCTGGCCGCCCACCGCCCCTACCCGGACGTGGAGGCGCTGCTCGCCGCGGCCGACGAGGCGGTCTACGACCTCTCCCCCACCGACCACGCGGAGGCGCTGGCCGTCGAGGCCTCCCCGGGGCTGCGGCCGGACGCGCCGCGCTCCGCCCATCTCGCGCTGGCCGCCGCGCACGCCGAGTACGAACGCAAGTTCGGCCATGTCTTCGTGATCTGCCTGGACGGCTATCCGCCCGCCGAACACCCCGACCAGGTCCTGGCCGGCATCCGGGCCCGGCTGGCGCACGAGGAGGAGCGGGAGCGGGCGGTCACGGCGGACGAGATGCGGCGACTCGCCCGGGGCCGCCTGGCCGCGCTGGTATCGAGTCGGTAA
- the sdhC gene encoding succinate dehydrogenase, cytochrome b556 subunit codes for MPAGTLYRGREGMWSWVAHRVTGVLIFFFLFVHVLDTALVRVSPEAYDDVVSTYKTPIVALLEYGLVAAILFHALNGLRIVAVDFWAKGPRVQKQMLWGVLGIWIVLMVGALYPVLGHAVRELFGS; via the coding sequence GTGCCGGCTGGAACGCTGTACCGCGGCCGGGAAGGCATGTGGTCCTGGGTGGCTCATCGAGTCACCGGTGTCCTCATTTTCTTCTTCCTGTTCGTGCATGTCCTGGACACCGCCCTCGTCCGCGTCTCCCCCGAGGCCTACGACGACGTCGTGTCCACGTACAAGACGCCGATCGTCGCGCTCCTCGAATACGGCCTGGTGGCCGCGATTCTCTTCCACGCGCTGAACGGCCTGCGCATCGTCGCCGTCGACTTCTGGGCCAAGGGCCCGCGCGTTCAGAAGCAGATGCTCTGGGGCGTGCTCGGCATCTGGATCGTGCTCATGGTCGGGGCCCTGTACCCCGTCCTCGGCCACGCCGTACGCGAACTCTTCGGGAGCTGA